The Desulfarculaceae bacterium genome window below encodes:
- a CDS encoding 4-hydroxyphenylacetate 3-hydroxylase family protein: MERIVTKDDYLASLREQRHLVYFNGERVEDVTSHPAFRPHVNAAAKTYEMALMPEYEDLATAISHLTGERISRFTHIHQSVEDLIKKVQLLRAIAHETGSCFQRCVGWDALNATYMTTYEIDQKHGTDYHQRFTEYLKYIQASNKMVVGGMTDTKGDRSLAPHQQKDLDVFTRVTERREDGIVIRGNKAHQTGAANSHEILIMPTQFMREEDQDFALVCAVPLNSPGVVQIFGRQTNDDRRIHSPLDAGNAEYGLVGGETLIVFEDVFVPWDRVFMCGETEFSGLLVERFATLHRQNYGGCKGGVSDVLVGACALATEMQGSSKASHVKEKLAEMMHLTETLYAGSVSCSAMGQKTASGAFYPDPLLANCTKHNVTRHVYEIARLAHDVAGGILATMPSEADLRHPEIGKYVEKYLSGVEGVSTENRMRILRLIENMTGGTALVESMHGAGSPQTQKVMYGRLAKMDMKKKWAAKLAQIEE; this comes from the coding sequence ATGGAGCGCATAGTCACCAAGGACGATTATCTGGCCAGCCTGCGCGAGCAGCGCCATCTGGTCTATTTCAACGGCGAGCGCGTAGAGGATGTGACCAGCCATCCCGCCTTCCGGCCCCACGTCAACGCCGCGGCCAAGACCTACGAGATGGCCCTGATGCCCGAGTACGAGGATCTGGCCACGGCCATCAGCCACCTCACCGGCGAGCGCATCAGCCGCTTCACCCACATCCACCAGTCGGTGGAGGACCTGATAAAGAAGGTGCAGCTGCTCCGGGCCATCGCCCACGAGACCGGGAGCTGCTTCCAGCGCTGCGTGGGCTGGGACGCGCTCAACGCCACCTACATGACCACTTACGAGATCGACCAAAAGCACGGCACCGATTACCACCAGCGCTTCACCGAATACCTCAAGTACATCCAGGCCAGCAACAAGATGGTGGTGGGCGGCATGACCGACACCAAGGGCGACCGCTCCCTGGCCCCGCACCAGCAAAAGGACCTGGACGTCTTCACCCGGGTGACCGAGCGCCGCGAGGACGGCATCGTGATCCGGGGCAACAAGGCCCACCAGACCGGCGCGGCCAACAGCCACGAAATCCTGATCATGCCCACCCAGTTCATGCGCGAGGAGGACCAGGACTTCGCTCTGGTCTGCGCGGTGCCCCTGAACTCGCCGGGCGTGGTGCAGATCTTCGGCCGCCAGACCAACGACGACCGGCGCATCCACAGCCCCCTGGACGCGGGCAACGCGGAGTACGGCCTGGTGGGTGGCGAGACGCTCATCGTGTTCGAGGACGTGTTCGTGCCCTGGGACCGGGTGTTCATGTGCGGCGAGACCGAGTTCTCGGGCCTGTTGGTGGAGCGCTTCGCCACCCTGCACCGCCAGAACTACGGTGGCTGCAAGGGCGGGGTGAGCGACGTGCTAGTGGGGGCCTGCGCACTGGCCACCGAGATGCAGGGCAGCAGCAAGGCCAGCCATGTGAAGGAGAAGCTGGCCGAGATGATGCACCTGACCGAGACGCTCTACGCCGGGTCGGTCTCCTGCTCGGCCATGGGCCAGAAGACCGCCTCCGGGGCCTTCTACCCCGACCCGCTCCTGGCCAACTGCACCAAGCACAACGTGACCCGCCACGTGTACGAGATCGCCCGTTTGGCCCACGACGTGGCCGGCGGCATCCTGGCCACCATGCCCTCCGAGGCCGACCTGCGGCACCCGGAGATCGGCAAGTACGTGGAGAAGTACCTCTCCGGAGTGGAGGGGGTGTCCACCGAGAACCGTATGCGTATCCTGCGGCTCATCGAGAACATGACCGGCGGCACCGCCCTGGTGGAGTCCATGCATGGAGCGGGCTCGCCCCAGACCCAGAAGGTGATGTACGGCCGCTTGGCCAAGATGGACATGAAGAAGAAGTGGGCGGCTAAGCTGGCCCAGATCGAAGAGTAG
- a CDS encoding XRE family transcriptional regulator, whose amino-acid sequence MVSLGAKLRALRKGQKLSLKLAAERIGCAPSYLSMVENDKVDPSISRLKKIAEGLGSTIVELFEGNGGDEVVMRKAKRPRASFGRSNLRIELLVPRGPDRAMDARLAIVGPGGGSVGDYKHKGEEFGLILEGSLELNVNGASYSLGPGDSFYFHSEQDHSFTNPNDKDCRILWVNHPPSW is encoded by the coding sequence ATGGTGTCTTTGGGGGCCAAGCTGCGCGCCCTGCGCAAAGGGCAAAAACTTTCCCTCAAGCTGGCGGCCGAGCGAATCGGCTGCGCGCCCTCCTATCTCTCCATGGTGGAAAACGACAAGGTTGACCCCTCCATCAGCCGTCTGAAAAAGATCGCCGAGGGCCTGGGCAGCACCATCGTCGAGCTATTTGAAGGAAACGGCGGCGACGAGGTGGTGATGCGCAAGGCCAAGCGCCCCCGCGCCTCCTTTGGCCGTTCCAACCTGCGCATAGAGCTGCTGGTGCCCCGCGGCCCGGACCGGGCCATGGACGCCCGCCTGGCCATCGTGGGCCCGGGCGGGGGCAGCGTGGGCGACTACAAGCACAAGGGCGAGGAGTTCGGCCTGATCCTGGAAGGCAGCCTCGAGCTCAACGTCAACGGGGCCTCCTATTCCCTGGGCCCGGGCGACAGCTTCTACTTCCACTCCGAGCAGGACCACAGCTTTACCAATCCCAATGACAAGGATTGCCGAATCCTGTGGGTGAACCACCCCCCATCCTGGTAA
- a CDS encoding ABC transporter ATP-binding protein, whose translation MGEILLEVKDLNKAFGKVVTARDLCFNIEAGVLTSIIGPNGAGKSTLINVLTGLLPCDSGSIVFKGEDITDLPTHERVRRGLCRSFQVVNVFPQLSVFENVEIPVLAQMKKAANIFRPVAKEKAVAQRVMELLERTNLDREARVTASELSHGDQRLLEVGIALAAKPSLLFLDEPTAGMNPVERVDILKHIRRISASGETTFVIVEHDMDIVFSLSDRVMVLNRGDIICDGGPDYVKCDKQVRECYLGEEVVA comes from the coding sequence ATGGGCGAGATATTGCTGGAAGTGAAAGACCTGAACAAGGCCTTCGGCAAGGTGGTCACCGCCCGGGACCTGTGCTTCAACATAGAGGCCGGGGTGCTCACCAGCATCATCGGCCCCAACGGCGCGGGCAAGTCCACCCTGATCAACGTGCTCACCGGCCTTTTGCCCTGCGACAGCGGGAGCATCGTGTTCAAGGGCGAGGACATCACCGACCTGCCCACCCATGAACGGGTGCGGCGCGGCTTGTGCCGCTCCTTCCAGGTGGTCAACGTCTTCCCCCAGCTCAGCGTGTTCGAGAACGTGGAGATACCGGTGCTGGCCCAGATGAAAAAGGCGGCCAATATCTTCCGCCCCGTGGCCAAGGAAAAGGCGGTGGCCCAGCGGGTGATGGAGCTGTTGGAGCGCACCAACCTGGACCGCGAGGCCCGGGTGACCGCCAGCGAGCTGAGCCACGGGGACCAGCGCCTGTTGGAGGTGGGCATCGCCCTGGCGGCCAAGCCCAGCCTCTTGTTCCTGGACGAGCCCACCGCGGGCATGAACCCGGTGGAGCGGGTGGACATCCTCAAGCACATCCGGCGCATCTCGGCCAGCGGGGAGACCACCTTCGTCATCGTGGAGCACGACATGGACATCGTGTTCAGCTTGTCCGACCGGGTGATGGTGCTCAACCGGGGCGACATCATCTGCGACGGCGGGCCGGACTACGTGAAATGCGACAAGCAGGTGCGCGAGTGCTACCTGGGCGAGGAGGTGGTGGCATGA
- a CDS encoding zinc-binding dehydrogenase, translated as MLAARFHEVGRPLALEEIPTPTPGPGQVLIELRACGVCGSDIHIAYEGVTPTAYTPITLGHEPSGVVAELGPGVEGWAIGDRAVLCCFFVCGQCLNCLSGNQQVCLERRCIGIQAEGAFAEYVVVPAGNLVPLPENVPFAQGAIITDAVATPFHALNATGKMRPGETVAVFGCGGLGIHGVQLARLGGASKVIAVDMRPAVLERALAVGADVAIDASRQEVVPAVLEATGGLGVDLAVELVGARVTIAQAVDCLRVGGRAAVAGLGPAPITLPPPTTFVRREAALLGSYGFTTTEIATLVGLVASGRLDLSGSISLTMPLSQVNQALDMLHEKKGDPVRIVVEP; from the coding sequence ATGCTGGCGGCGCGTTTTCACGAGGTAGGCCGACCCCTGGCCCTGGAAGAAATCCCCACTCCCACTCCCGGCCCCGGCCAAGTTCTGATCGAGCTCCGCGCCTGCGGGGTCTGCGGCTCGGACATCCACATTGCCTACGAGGGCGTGACCCCCACCGCCTACACCCCCATCACCCTGGGCCACGAGCCCTCCGGCGTGGTGGCCGAGCTGGGCCCGGGCGTGGAGGGTTGGGCAATCGGCGACCGGGCGGTGCTCTGCTGCTTCTTTGTCTGCGGCCAGTGCCTCAATTGCCTGAGCGGCAACCAGCAGGTGTGCCTGGAGCGGCGCTGCATCGGCATCCAGGCCGAAGGCGCCTTTGCCGAGTACGTGGTGGTGCCGGCCGGCAACCTGGTGCCCCTGCCCGAGAACGTGCCCTTTGCCCAGGGGGCCATCATCACCGACGCGGTGGCCACGCCCTTCCATGCCCTCAACGCCACGGGCAAGATGCGCCCCGGCGAAACGGTGGCCGTGTTCGGCTGCGGCGGCCTGGGCATCCACGGGGTGCAGCTGGCCCGCCTGGGCGGCGCTTCCAAGGTCATCGCGGTGGACATGCGCCCGGCCGTGCTGGAGCGCGCCCTGGCCGTGGGGGCCGACGTGGCCATCGACGCCTCGCGCCAAGAGGTGGTCCCGGCGGTGCTGGAGGCCACGGGAGGCCTGGGGGTGGACCTGGCCGTGGAGCTGGTGGGCGCGCGAGTGACCATCGCCCAGGCGGTGGATTGCTTGCGCGTGGGCGGCCGCGCGGCGGTGGCCGGGCTGGGGCCCGCGCCCATTACCCTGCCCCCGCCCACCACCTTCGTGCGCCGCGAGGCCGCGCTCTTGGGCTCCTACGGCTTCACCACCACCGAGATCGCCACCCTGGTGGGCCTGGTGGCCAGCGGCCGTTTGGACCTCTCGGGCTCCATCAGCCTCACCATGCCCCTGAGCCAGGTGAACCAGGCCCTGGACATGCTGCACGAGAAAAAGGGCGACCCGGTGCGCATCGTGGTGGAGCCTTAG
- a CDS encoding ABC transporter ATP-binding protein, giving the protein MILSLVDVNTYYGTSHILQNISLSVGEGEVVALLGRNGVGKTTTLRTIMGLTPPSGGGILFQGREVQSEPPWNKAKLGLAYMPDDLRIFPDLTCEENLDIAAKLVRREGYWNKRRVMSLFPILAERRDQKGLNMSGGEKKMLSLGRALMSNPAVVLLDEPSEGLAPLIVRTLAEAIETIRSHGMTILLADQNLKFCRRVSDRGYIIEKGQIVHEGSMEDIWDNQDVVNKYLAL; this is encoded by the coding sequence ATGATTCTCTCCCTGGTGGACGTGAACACCTATTACGGAACCTCGCACATCCTGCAGAACATCTCCCTGAGCGTGGGAGAGGGCGAGGTGGTGGCGCTCTTGGGCCGCAACGGCGTGGGCAAGACCACCACCCTGCGCACCATCATGGGCCTCACCCCGCCCTCCGGCGGAGGCATCCTGTTTCAGGGCCGAGAGGTGCAGTCCGAGCCGCCCTGGAACAAGGCCAAGCTGGGCCTGGCCTACATGCCCGACGACCTGCGCATCTTCCCGGACCTGACCTGCGAGGAAAACCTGGACATCGCGGCCAAGCTGGTCCGGCGCGAGGGCTACTGGAACAAGCGGCGGGTGATGAGCCTGTTCCCCATATTGGCCGAACGGCGCGACCAAAAGGGCCTGAACATGTCCGGCGGCGAGAAGAAGATGCTCTCCCTGGGCCGGGCCCTGATGTCCAACCCGGCGGTGGTGCTCCTGGACGAGCCCAGCGAGGGCCTGGCCCCGCTGATCGTGCGCACCCTGGCCGAGGCCATCGAGACCATTCGCTCCCACGGCATGACCATCCTTTTGGCCGACCAGAACCTCAAGTTCTGCCGCCGGGTGAGCGACCGGGGATACATCATCGAGAAGGGCCAGATCGTCCATGAAGGAAGCATGGAAGATATCTGGGACAACCAGGACGTGGTCAACAAATACCTGGCCCTCTAG
- a CDS encoding branched-chain amino acid ABC transporter permease encodes MSSKATYAVYLGIIAGLAVMGLVGDRFVIYMGMRVMLLAIFALGYNILLGRTGLLSFGHGALYACGSYGMALVNLHLTQDPILGILAGVAVAGIFSLIVGFFCVRNTEIYFAMLTLAFGMMIFSLIWNLREITGGDDGLVGISRGSVFGLPIVKDNQYFFFVLFFFGITLWLVHRIRSSAFGLVLAGIRENHQRTSFAGIPVKQYRLAAFVISGMFAGLSGSLGAMLQYNTDPFSAHWSHSAEPILVSLIGGLQTFSGPLAGSVIFVVLREVIERFTQNWMLWFGIILLAIIMGLRGGVMGGLEKRLRERAAARKGVR; translated from the coding sequence ATGAGCAGCAAGGCAACCTACGCCGTCTACCTGGGCATCATCGCCGGGCTGGCGGTCATGGGCCTGGTGGGCGACCGGTTCGTGATCTACATGGGCATGAGGGTGATGCTCCTGGCCATCTTCGCCCTGGGCTACAACATCCTCCTGGGGCGCACCGGCCTGTTGTCCTTTGGCCACGGCGCGCTCTACGCCTGCGGCTCCTACGGCATGGCCCTGGTGAACCTGCACCTGACCCAGGACCCCATCCTGGGAATCCTGGCCGGCGTGGCCGTGGCGGGCATTTTCTCTCTGATCGTAGGCTTCTTCTGCGTGCGCAACACCGAGATCTACTTCGCCATGCTCACCCTGGCCTTCGGCATGATGATCTTCTCGCTGATCTGGAACCTCCGGGAAATAACCGGTGGCGACGACGGCCTGGTGGGCATCAGCCGGGGCAGCGTGTTCGGCCTGCCCATCGTCAAGGACAACCAATATTTCTTCTTCGTGCTGTTCTTCTTCGGGATCACCCTGTGGCTGGTGCACCGCATCCGTTCCTCGGCCTTCGGCCTGGTCCTGGCCGGCATCCGGGAGAACCACCAGCGCACCAGCTTCGCGGGCATCCCGGTGAAGCAATACCGCCTGGCCGCCTTTGTGATCAGCGGCATGTTCGCGGGCCTTTCCGGCAGCCTGGGGGCCATGCTCCAGTACAATACCGACCCCTTCAGCGCCCACTGGAGCCACTCGGCCGAGCCGATCCTGGTCAGCCTCATCGGCGGCCTGCAAACCTTCAGCGGGCCCCTGGCGGGCAGCGTCATCTTCGTGGTGCTCCGCGAGGTCATCGAGCGCTTCACCCAGAACTGGATGCTCTGGTTCGGCATCATCCTGCTGGCCATCATCATGGGCCTCCGGGGAGGCGTGATGGGCGGGCTGGAGAAGCGCCTGCGTGAGCGGGCCGCCGCGCGGAAGGGGGTGCGCTGA
- a CDS encoding SDR family oxidoreductase, with amino-acid sequence MSAKALEHFDLSGKTALVTGATRGLGEVAATALAKAGANVAVCGRSRPDMDRVSEALCGLGARATGFELDVLDKAKVAAAVAKISQELGPIDILVNNAGVNYRVPVVEFPEEEWDRIIDTNLKGYFLVAQAVAPGMLERGYGKVINMSSIFGGVGMMNQLAYSCSKGGVDQMTKVMAIEWAKEGIRVNAIAPTYFETELVTQIRNDPERFNFINERTPMGRWGYPPELEGIVIFLASPGSDFITGQTIYIDGGWTAW; translated from the coding sequence ATGAGTGCCAAGGCACTGGAGCATTTCGACCTGAGCGGCAAGACCGCCCTGGTCACCGGGGCCACCCGGGGCCTGGGCGAGGTGGCGGCCACGGCCCTGGCCAAGGCCGGGGCCAACGTGGCGGTGTGCGGCCGCAGCCGCCCGGACATGGACCGGGTGAGCGAGGCCCTGTGCGGCCTGGGCGCGCGGGCGACCGGCTTCGAGCTGGACGTGCTGGACAAGGCCAAGGTGGCCGCGGCGGTGGCCAAGATCAGCCAGGAGCTGGGGCCCATCGACATCCTGGTGAACAACGCCGGGGTCAACTACCGGGTGCCGGTAGTGGAGTTTCCCGAGGAGGAATGGGACCGGATCATCGACACCAACCTCAAGGGCTACTTTCTGGTGGCCCAGGCGGTGGCCCCGGGAATGCTGGAGCGCGGCTACGGCAAGGTGATAAACATGTCCTCCATCTTCGGTGGGGTGGGCATGATGAACCAGCTGGCCTACTCCTGCTCCAAGGGCGGGGTGGACCAAATGACCAAGGTGATGGCCATCGAGTGGGCCAAGGAGGGCATCCGGGTAAACGCCATCGCGCCCACCTACTTCGAGACCGAGTTGGTCACCCAGATCCGCAACGACCCCGAGCGCTTCAACTTCATCAACGAGCGCACCCCCATGGGCCGCTGGGGCTACCCGCCCGAGCTGGAGGGCATCGTGATCTTCCTGGCCTCGCCGGGCTCCGACTTCATCACCGGCCAGACCATTTACATCGACGGCGGCTGGACCGCCTGGTAG
- a CDS encoding long-chain-fatty-acid--CoA ligase has product MLIHEILAHSAGRLPNKPYLIEGGRSLSYAETLAGAQAVAASLQAGGVGQGDRVAMLFPNCIDFVLCYYGALMLGAVVVPMNNRLAPQELAYVLSDSGPKALIVEDQFWEAAQAMGQIAELPARIIQAGGQRREGVEHLDGILAAGGAPSGQPELGPMSPASIMYTSGTTGLPKGAILSHGNVAANARNCGAHLQYKENDVTLIVVPLFHVTGLHSQLVAFAYAGGTCVIMRSYKTADMIRLIGEHKVTVTFKVPTMYTLMLVNEELERSDLSALRLACYGGAPMAPETIIQLQDRLGVDLINAYGLTEATSLVTALPPCDALRKAGSIGLPTTGNRVMVVDEDDRELPPDAVGELLINGPMVVQGYWNKPEATEAALKGGWLHTGDFARIDPEGFVYIADRKKDMIIRGGENVYSIEVESALVTHPGVLEAAVVPRGHSIFGEVVHAFVVCAPGAEPGEDEVIAHCATLIADYKVPASVSFIAELPRNPGGKVLKNALKEQVPPGDPPRR; this is encoded by the coding sequence GTGCTGATTCACGAAATATTGGCCCACAGCGCGGGCCGTCTGCCGAACAAGCCCTACCTCATCGAGGGCGGGCGCAGCCTGAGCTACGCCGAGACCCTGGCCGGGGCCCAGGCCGTGGCGGCCAGCCTGCAAGCGGGAGGGGTGGGGCAGGGCGACCGGGTGGCCATGCTCTTCCCCAACTGCATCGACTTCGTGCTGTGCTATTACGGCGCGTTGATGCTGGGCGCGGTGGTGGTGCCCATGAACAACCGCCTGGCCCCCCAGGAGCTGGCCTATGTGCTCAGCGACTCGGGGCCCAAGGCGCTGATCGTGGAGGACCAGTTCTGGGAGGCGGCCCAGGCCATGGGCCAGATCGCCGAGCTGCCCGCGCGGATCATCCAGGCCGGGGGCCAGCGCCGAGAAGGCGTGGAGCATCTGGACGGCATCCTGGCCGCCGGGGGCGCGCCCAGTGGCCAGCCCGAGTTGGGGCCCATGAGCCCGGCCAGCATCATGTACACCAGCGGCACCACCGGCCTGCCCAAGGGGGCCATCCTGAGCCACGGCAACGTGGCGGCCAACGCGCGCAACTGCGGGGCCCACTTGCAGTACAAAGAAAACGACGTCACCTTGATAGTGGTGCCGTTGTTCCATGTGACCGGCCTGCATAGCCAGTTGGTGGCCTTTGCCTATGCTGGCGGCACCTGCGTGATCATGCGCTCCTACAAGACCGCGGACATGATCCGCCTCATCGGCGAGCACAAGGTGACCGTCACCTTCAAGGTGCCCACCATGTACACCCTGATGCTGGTCAACGAGGAGCTGGAGCGCTCGGACCTCAGCGCCTTGCGCCTGGCCTGTTACGGCGGCGCGCCCATGGCCCCGGAGACGATCATCCAGTTGCAAGACCGGCTGGGAGTGGATTTGATCAACGCCTACGGACTGACCGAGGCCACCAGCCTGGTCACCGCCTTGCCGCCCTGCGACGCCCTCAGGAAGGCCGGCTCCATCGGCCTGCCCACCACGGGCAACCGGGTGATGGTGGTGGACGAGGATGACCGCGAGCTGCCGCCCGACGCGGTGGGCGAGCTGTTGATCAACGGCCCCATGGTGGTGCAGGGCTATTGGAACAAGCCCGAGGCCACCGAGGCCGCGCTCAAGGGCGGCTGGCTGCACACCGGCGACTTCGCGCGAATCGACCCCGAGGGCTTCGTGTACATTGCCGACCGCAAAAAGGACATGATCATCCGGGGCGGGGAGAACGTATACTCCATCGAGGTGGAGAGCGCCCTGGTGACCCACCCCGGCGTCTTGGAGGCGGCGGTGGTGCCCCGGGGCCACAGCATCTTCGGCGAGGTGGTGCACGCCTTCGTGGTGTGCGCCCCCGGGGCCGAGCCGGGCGAGGACGAGGTCATCGCCCACTGCGCCACCCTGATTGCGGACTACAAGGTGCCCGCCTCGGTGAGCTTCATCGCCGAGCTGCCGCGCAATCCCGGCGGCAAGGTGCTGAAGAACGCGCTCAAGGAGCAGGTGCCCCCCGGCGATCCGCCGAGGCGGTAG
- a CDS encoding sigma 54-interacting transcriptional regulator has translation MTETPPVDLKSLLAPLAVVLDSASTGMVVIDASGMVVLFNQAARRMLGRADTDQVGRHFSEVSPDAWADMQEILAGGEAQIGRRLNIYAATIVANRNPIIIDGRAAGVISVFQDISHYEALISELQGYKGLHRQLEAIFETSHDGLYIADGNAVTVRVNSAYEKITGLKRENLLGRNTRDLVEEKFFDHSVTLEVLQKGRSVTIMQNIRGSKQVMVTGTPILDDEGKVALVVTNVRDMTSLNNLRGQLEQSRLLSSRYYQSLIEQEQYESALTDMVVKSSAMELVLAKAVKVAAVDAVVLITGESGVGKTLLARTIHRMSGRRHRPLVKINCGAIPASLMESELFGYRKGAFTGADPAGKAGLMEAAHKGTIFLDEVAELTPAMQVKLLQVIEEGVFTRVGDTSPTKVDVRVIAATNRELKREVASGRFRQDLFYRLNVVPIEIPPLRQRREDIPLFCKRFLEGYEKSQGMKKRLAPEVVDALMGYAFPGNVRELMNVLERMAIMSEGELIGAPDLPAELRQAPGGALASGLGLRQAVEASEAAIIQGALEAHHTLSQAAKALGVHPTTLWRKMVKYGLREDAQLH, from the coding sequence ATGACCGAAACCCCGCCCGTGGACCTCAAGAGCCTCCTGGCTCCCCTGGCCGTGGTGCTGGACTCCGCCAGCACCGGGATGGTGGTCATAGACGCCTCGGGCATGGTGGTGCTGTTCAACCAGGCGGCGCGCCGCATGTTGGGCCGGGCCGACACCGACCAGGTGGGGAGGCACTTCAGCGAGGTGAGCCCCGACGCCTGGGCGGACATGCAGGAGATCCTGGCCGGGGGCGAGGCCCAGATCGGCCGGCGGCTCAACATCTACGCGGCCACCATCGTGGCCAACCGCAATCCCATCATCATCGACGGCCGGGCCGCCGGAGTTATCAGCGTCTTTCAGGACATCTCCCACTACGAGGCCCTGATCAGCGAGCTGCAAGGCTACAAGGGCCTGCACCGCCAGCTGGAGGCCATCTTCGAGACCAGCCACGACGGGCTCTACATCGCCGACGGCAACGCGGTGACCGTGCGGGTGAACAGCGCCTACGAGAAGATAACCGGCCTCAAACGCGAAAACCTCCTGGGCCGCAACACCCGCGACCTGGTGGAGGAGAAGTTCTTCGACCACTCGGTGACCCTGGAGGTGCTGCAAAAGGGCCGCTCGGTCACCATCATGCAGAACATCCGGGGCTCCAAGCAGGTGATGGTCACCGGCACCCCCATCCTGGACGACGAGGGCAAGGTGGCCCTAGTGGTCACCAACGTGCGCGACATGACCAGCCTGAACAACCTGCGCGGCCAGCTGGAGCAGAGCCGCCTGTTGTCCTCGCGCTACTACCAGTCGCTCATCGAGCAGGAGCAGTACGAGAGCGCGCTGACCGACATGGTGGTCAAGTCCAGCGCCATGGAGCTGGTCTTGGCCAAGGCGGTGAAGGTGGCCGCGGTGGACGCGGTGGTGCTCATCACCGGCGAGTCGGGCGTGGGCAAGACGCTCTTGGCCCGCACCATCCACCGCATGTCCGGCCGCCGTCACCGGCCCCTGGTCAAGATCAACTGCGGGGCCATCCCCGCCTCGCTCATGGAGAGCGAGCTCTTCGGCTACAGAAAGGGCGCCTTCACCGGGGCCGACCCGGCGGGCAAGGCCGGGCTCATGGAAGCGGCCCACAAGGGCACCATCTTCCTGGACGAGGTGGCCGAGCTGACCCCGGCCATGCAGGTGAAGCTTTTGCAGGTAATCGAGGAGGGGGTCTTCACCCGGGTGGGCGACACCAGCCCCACCAAGGTGGACGTGCGGGTGATCGCGGCCACCAACCGGGAGCTCAAGCGCGAGGTGGCCTCGGGCCGCTTCCGCCAAGACCTGTTCTACCGCCTCAACGTGGTTCCCATAGAGATTCCGCCGCTCCGCCAGCGGCGCGAGGACATACCGCTGTTTTGCAAGCGTTTCCTGGAGGGCTACGAAAAGTCCCAGGGAATGAAGAAACGCCTGGCCCCGGAGGTGGTGGACGCCCTGATGGGCTACGCCTTCCCGGGCAACGTGCGCGAGCTGATGAACGTCCTGGAGCGCATGGCCATCATGAGCGAAGGCGAACTCATCGGCGCGCCGGACCTGCCCGCCGAGCTGCGCCAGGCCCCCGGCGGAGCCCTGGCCAGCGGCCTGGGGCTCCGGCAGGCGGTGGAGGCCTCGGAGGCGGCCATCATCCAAGGGGCCCTGGAGGCCCACCACACCCTGTCCCAAGCGGCCAAAGCCTTGGGGGTCCACCCCACCACCCTCTGGCGCAAGATGGTCAAGTACGGCCTGCGCGAGGATGCACAACTGCATTAG
- a CDS encoding branched-chain amino acid ABC transporter permease, producing MFESIVHVCLAGLSQGMFIWLVASGLTLIFGVLGVLNFAHGAFYMLGAYFCYTVLAALGDNFWLGLIFGPLFVCGVGFLVERYFLRYVYHLDLPYQLLLTFAFVLIFDDLVKIVWGAGSISSPIVPGLGGSVPILGRMFPTYSLFIIAVGPLVALGLWAALERTWAGRIIRAASSDREMAAALGAKVPWIFTGVFVFGVWLGALGGGLAVPYVGLLTPGMGESIIIEAFVVAVIGGLGSLKGAFLGALIIGLLSSFGTRFLPSFDMFLTFILMALVLLWRPQGFFGEASR from the coding sequence ATGTTTGAGTCCATCGTACACGTGTGCCTGGCCGGCCTGAGCCAGGGCATGTTCATCTGGTTGGTGGCCAGCGGGCTCACCCTCATCTTCGGGGTGCTGGGGGTCTTGAACTTCGCCCACGGCGCCTTCTATATGTTGGGGGCCTACTTCTGCTACACCGTGTTGGCCGCCTTGGGGGACAATTTCTGGCTGGGGCTGATCTTCGGGCCCCTGTTCGTCTGCGGAGTCGGGTTTTTGGTGGAGCGCTACTTCCTGCGCTACGTCTACCACCTGGACCTGCCCTATCAGCTCCTGCTCACCTTCGCCTTCGTGCTCATCTTCGACGACCTGGTGAAGATCGTCTGGGGGGCGGGCTCCATCAGCTCGCCCATCGTGCCGGGGCTGGGGGGCAGCGTGCCCATACTGGGGCGCATGTTCCCCACCTACAGCCTGTTCATCATCGCGGTGGGGCCGCTGGTGGCCTTGGGGCTTTGGGCCGCGCTGGAGCGCACCTGGGCCGGGCGCATCATCCGGGCGGCCTCCTCGGACCGCGAGATGGCCGCGGCCCTGGGGGCCAAGGTGCCCTGGATCTTCACCGGGGTGTTCGTGTTCGGGGTGTGGCTGGGGGCCCTGGGCGGCGGCCTGGCCGTGCCCTACGTGGGCCTGCTTACGCCGGGCATGGGCGAGTCGATCATCATCGAGGCCTTCGTGGTGGCGGTGATCGGCGGCCTGGGCAGCCTCAAGGGCGCCTTCCTGGGCGCGCTGATCATCGGGCTGCTCAGTTCCTTCGGCACCCGCTTCTTGCCCAGCTTCGACATGTTCCTCACCTTCATCCTGATGGCGCTGGTCCTTCTCTGGCGGCCCCAGGGCTTCTTCGGGGAGGCATCGCGATGA